The following proteins are encoded in a genomic region of Neovison vison isolate M4711 chromosome 12, ASM_NN_V1, whole genome shotgun sequence:
- the LOC122891060 gene encoding translation initiation factor IF-2-like: MRHFSDGLPPDALSPRGAAKGRARRQQGQRPRGPGERAPAGSRRGLRCGRRPPEGTGSAAGGGPRTPRVQARGQPSAGRGLGRDRKAAPRPPSCPVPRASQGRGAPTAQRDLPGVRTRSQRSRSRRAVRPGPREENPAREPSVRGEAHGSEHPCKATPWRRRPAPTGLPPARRRGDLPPPPGTLVGFRGPAGTAAPAQHVAWGSARGTAPRPRTRTAARRGGVGDGARPQPRSEPRPPALGRSGRGGRGPPGTHLSCRRRARRPLKPTGPCAAARPFPTTRRPHGPGHAGHRLSALTRPRDPAALRPALPEPPEAPASLRA; the protein is encoded by the exons ATGCGCCACTTCAGTGATGGGCTC CCCCCGGACGCGCTCTCCCCGCGCGGCGCTGCCAAGGGCCGGGCGCGGCGACAGCAAGGCCAGCGGCCCCGCGGCCCCGGGGAGAGGGCGCCGGCAGGCTCGCGCCGCGGTCTGCGCTGCGGGCGGCGTCCACCCGAAGGGACGGGCAGCGCGGCGGGAGGAGGACCCCGCACTCCCCGGGTGCAAGCGCGAGGCCAGCCGTCAGCCGGCCGCGGGCTGGGACGGGACAGGAAGGCAGCGCCCCGCCCCCCGAGCTGTCCCGTGCCGAGGGCTTCGCAGGGACGCGGGGCGCCCACTGCCCAGCGCGACCTTCCCGGGGTCCGCACGCGCTCGCAGAGGTCGCGCAGCCGCCGTGCGGTGCGGCCCGGCCCGCGGGAGGAGAACCCAGCCCGGGAGCCGAGCGTGCGGGGGGAGGCGCACGGCTCCGAGCACCCGTGTAAGGCCACGCCGTGGAGGCGCCGTCCTGCCCCGACGGGGCTCCCGCCCGCGCGGAGACGAGGAGACCTGCCGCCGCCCCCGGGGACGCTCGTCGGCTTCCGCGGACCCGCCGGCACGGCCGCCCCGGCCCAGCACGTAGCCTGGGGCTCCGCACGAggcaccgccccccgcccccggaccAGGACCGCGGCAcgccggggcggggtgggggacgGGGCACGCCCCCAGCCCCGCTCGGAGCCGCGGCCCCCAGCCCTCGGGCGGTCCGGCCGGGGAGGAAGAGGACCGCCCGGCACTCACCTGTCCTGCCGCCGCCGTGCCCGCCGACCCCTCAAGCCAACCGGGCCCTGCGCCGCAGCCCGCCCGTTCCCAACCACGCGGCGCCCGCACGGACCGGGACACGCAGGACACCGACTCTCCGCCCTGACGCGGCCGCGCGACCCGGCAGCCCTACGCCCCGCACTTCCGGAGCCGCCGGAAGCTCCGGCCTCGCTTCGCGCCTAG